One Candidatus Dadabacteria bacterium genomic region harbors:
- a CDS encoding sigma-54-dependent Fis family transcriptional regulator: MKNRILIADDEEDIRWILETSLKKSGFEVECAENGKDAVRKACEDAYSLILLDINMPDMNGFEVLNQLRNREIDSPIIFITAQNTVSNAIDSIQLGAYDYLTKPFDLEEVKLFAERAIKNYEAERKIRLSQDPEENISFEEIVGSSPDMLNVYKLIGRTASKNITVLITGESGTGKELIARAIHYNSPRRKKRLVSVNISAIPKELIESELFGYEKGAFTGATTLKKGRFEEADGGTLHIDEIGELSTDLQSKLLRAIEEKQIYRLGSEKPVSVDPRIIASTNKNLRDAVTEGSFREDLFYRLNVISINLPPLRKRKEDIKELVRHFLNKYSTEFGTEKKVLSPEAKQLLINHSWPGNVRELENTIKRLLVLTPDSIVSGEETKEAIDSQTGYGETETTERKTEELVHMMVENSDLSLQNIHEQVIGKVEKQLIKTILAKTDGNMKQAAAILGINRNTLSKKINDLGIERS; this comes from the coding sequence ATGAAAAATCGTATCCTAATAGCCGACGACGAAGAGGACATCAGGTGGATACTCGAGACATCCCTTAAGAAATCGGGCTTTGAAGTCGAGTGTGCCGAAAACGGAAAGGACGCCGTGCGAAAAGCATGCGAGGATGCATACTCCCTGATTCTTCTTGACATAAACATGCCGGATATGAACGGGTTTGAAGTTCTCAACCAGCTCAGAAACAGAGAAATTGACTCGCCCATAATATTCATTACCGCGCAGAATACCGTCAGCAACGCTATAGATTCAATACAGCTCGGGGCCTATGATTATCTGACCAAGCCGTTTGACCTCGAAGAGGTAAAACTCTTTGCCGAGCGGGCCATAAAGAACTACGAAGCCGAGAGAAAAATAAGGCTGTCTCAGGATCCCGAGGAGAATATTTCGTTCGAAGAAATAGTCGGCAGTTCACCCGACATGCTGAACGTATACAAGCTTATCGGTCGCACCGCCTCCAAAAACATCACCGTGCTGATAACGGGAGAAAGCGGTACCGGGAAAGAGCTTATCGCAAGAGCCATCCATTATAACAGTCCGAGAAGAAAGAAAAGACTGGTATCCGTAAATATATCCGCGATCCCCAAGGAACTTATCGAAAGTGAACTGTTCGGATACGAAAAAGGGGCATTCACCGGCGCCACCACCTTGAAGAAGGGAAGATTTGAAGAAGCCGACGGCGGAACCCTTCACATAGACGAAATAGGGGAACTTTCAACCGACCTGCAGTCAAAGCTCCTAAGAGCCATTGAGGAAAAACAGATCTACAGGCTCGGCAGTGAAAAACCGGTCTCCGTTGACCCCAGAATAATCGCAAGCACAAATAAAAACCTAAGAGATGCTGTCACGGAAGGCTCTTTCAGAGAGGACCTGTTTTACAGGCTAAACGTCATAAGCATAAACCTACCCCCTCTCAGGAAAAGAAAAGAGGATATAAAGGAACTGGTTCGACACTTTTTGAATAAATACTCTACTGAATTCGGCACCGAGAAAAAGGTGCTCTCCCCCGAAGCGAAGCAGCTACTAATCAACCACAGTTGGCCCGGAAACGTACGAGAACTTGAAAACACTATAAAACGTCTTCTGGTTTTAACTCCCGACAGCATAGTAAGCGGTGAGGAGACAAAAGAAGCCATCGATTCGCAAACCGGCTACGGAGAAACGGAAACGACAGAGAGGAAAACCGAAGAGCTTGTTCACATGATGGTAGAAAATTCGGACTTATCCCTGCAGAACATCCACGAGCAAGTAATCGGGAAAGTTGAAAAACAGTTAATCAAGACCATTCTCGCAAAAACTGACGGAAACATGAAACAGGCGGCAGCAATACTGGGGATAAACAGAAACACCCTGTCAAAAAAGATAAATGACCTAGGAATAGAAAGAAGTTAA
- a CDS encoding pyridoxal phosphate-dependent aminotransferase: protein MRLSERVSNLKPSATLTITAKAKSLRAQGVDIIGFGAGEPDFDTPENVKKEGVAAIKSGFTKYTAVGGIDELKDAIAASLKKDHSLEYSRDEILVSCGAKHSIYNITQALFESGDEVIIPAPYWVSYPEQVALTGATPVIMDTDEQGLFKITPEQLQAEINERTRALILNYPSNPTGTTYSRGELEEIVKVALDADLIIISDEIYEKIIYADTEHVSVCSLSDKAKKSTVLVNGVSKSYSMTGWRIGYAAGDKRVISAMAKLQGQSTSNPSSISQMAALEALRGPQELLGKRAREFERRKNFIVKRLNEIPGFTCFNPMGAFYVFPSISGFVGKAYGNKRIDGSISFTEFLLEEAKVAVVPGIAFGKENYLRISYATSMENIEEGLNRIEEAVKTLL, encoded by the coding sequence GTGAGACTTTCAGAAAGGGTCAGCAATCTGAAGCCTTCTGCAACTCTGACTATAACGGCAAAAGCCAAGTCGCTTCGCGCCCAAGGAGTTGACATCATAGGGTTCGGGGCGGGGGAACCCGATTTCGACACCCCGGAGAACGTGAAAAAAGAAGGCGTGGCCGCGATTAAAAGCGGTTTTACGAAATACACTGCCGTGGGTGGAATCGACGAGCTCAAAGACGCTATAGCGGCGTCTTTGAAAAAAGATCACAGCCTTGAGTACTCAAGGGACGAAATACTGGTTTCCTGCGGGGCAAAACACTCGATATACAACATCACCCAAGCACTTTTCGAATCCGGAGACGAAGTCATAATTCCGGCTCCCTACTGGGTTTCCTATCCCGAGCAAGTGGCGCTTACGGGCGCGACTCCGGTGATCATGGACACAGACGAGCAAGGACTTTTCAAAATCACCCCGGAGCAGCTTCAGGCAGAGATAAACGAAAGGACGCGGGCCCTTATTCTTAACTATCCTTCGAACCCAACGGGAACCACTTATTCGCGCGGGGAACTTGAAGAGATAGTAAAAGTAGCCTTGGACGCCGACCTGATTATAATTTCAGATGAAATATACGAAAAAATAATCTACGCAGATACTGAACATGTATCTGTCTGCTCTCTTAGCGACAAGGCTAAAAAATCCACTGTACTCGTAAACGGAGTATCCAAATCCTACTCAATGACCGGATGGCGCATAGGATACGCCGCCGGAGACAAAAGAGTAATAAGCGCGATGGCAAAGCTACAAGGCCAGTCAACCTCAAACCCCTCTTCAATCTCGCAGATGGCAGCCCTTGAGGCGCTTAGAGGACCGCAGGAGCTGCTAGGCAAAAGGGCAAGGGAATTTGAGAGAAGGAAGAACTTCATAGTAAAAAGGCTGAACGAAATCCCGGGATTTACCTGTTTTAACCCCATGGGAGCGTTCTACGTGTTCCCGAGCATAAGCGGTTTCGTGGGGAAAGCATACGGAAACAAGAGAATTGACGGGTCCATTTCGTTTACCGAATTCCTTCTCGAAGAGGCGAAAGTAGCCGTCGTTCCTGGCATAGCCTTCGGAAAAGAAAACTACCTCAGGATATCCTACGCAACATCCATGGAAAACATAGAAGAGGGCTTAAACAGAATTGAAGAGGCGGTAAAAACCCTGCTCTGA
- a CDS encoding PaaI family thioesterase: MIKEVENVLSGFPGYNCFACGPHNEHGLRLKFFHDQETDEVFTTISAEEHFCGWPGIVHGGVQCALVDEVSFWAMFNETRKIAFTAKIDITYMKKVPSGTMLDVRAKIKEIRGRRVEVDSVIRDEDGTELASAAVTYVFPRKETLRQILGPELLSEEFLQYVRD; this comes from the coding sequence ATGATAAAGGAAGTCGAAAACGTGCTCTCCGGTTTTCCAGGCTATAACTGCTTTGCGTGCGGTCCGCACAATGAGCACGGACTTCGCCTTAAGTTCTTTCATGATCAGGAAACCGACGAGGTTTTCACTACCATTTCTGCCGAGGAGCATTTCTGCGGCTGGCCGGGGATAGTGCACGGGGGAGTTCAGTGCGCCCTTGTCGACGAGGTTTCTTTCTGGGCCATGTTCAATGAAACCCGCAAGATTGCCTTTACGGCGAAAATAGACATTACTTACATGAAGAAGGTTCCAAGCGGCACAATGCTTGACGTGAGAGCCAAGATAAAGGAGATCAGGGGAAGAAGAGTTGAAGTCGATTCGGTCATAAGGGATGAGGACGGAACGGAGCTCGCAAGTGCCGCCGTTACCTACGTGTTCCCCCGAAAGGAAACCCTGCGCCAGATACTGGGCCCTGAGCTTCTGAGCGAAGAATTCTTACAATACGTGAGGGATTAG
- the rnc gene encoding ribonuclease III, with product MTHRKLGYEFKDPSLLETALTHSSYANEFSCPSNERLEFLGDALLGCMVSVLLYEKHPSYTEGDLSKIRGQVVSGANFAKYAEMLGLGEQIRLGKGEESTGGRERESNNANAFEALIGVLYLDAGYEKTFEVVSRLFQDAVEEDDFPHDSKTQLQEVSQSVFGKTPEYRVLSEEGPQHERTFTVEVRISSDLAGTGKGRSKRQSEQSAARDALRKLGY from the coding sequence ATGACTCACCGAAAACTTGGCTATGAGTTCAAAGACCCCTCTCTGCTTGAAACGGCGCTTACCCACAGTTCATATGCAAACGAGTTTTCATGTCCCAGCAACGAGAGACTTGAGTTTCTTGGAGACGCGCTACTTGGATGCATGGTTAGTGTACTGCTTTACGAAAAACACCCTTCATACACCGAGGGAGATCTCTCAAAAATCAGAGGTCAGGTGGTAAGCGGTGCGAATTTTGCAAAGTACGCCGAGATGCTAGGACTGGGAGAGCAAATAAGGCTAGGAAAGGGAGAAGAAAGCACCGGGGGCAGGGAAAGGGAGTCAAACAACGCAAATGCCTTTGAGGCACTTATAGGAGTGCTGTATCTTGATGCGGGCTACGAGAAAACTTTCGAGGTTGTATCTCGACTGTTTCAAGACGCTGTTGAGGAAGACGATTTTCCCCATGACAGCAAGACGCAGCTTCAGGAAGTTTCCCAGAGCGTCTTCGGAAAGACGCCCGAGTACAGGGTTCTGAGTGAAGAAGGTCCCCAGCATGAAAGGACTTTCACAGTGGAGGTCAGAATTTCTTCCGACCTGGCGGGTACGGGCAAGGGCAGAAGCAAGAGACAGTCCGAGCAGTCCGCGGCGCGCGATGCGCTCAGGAAGCTTGGATATTAG
- the gyrA gene encoding DNA gyrase subunit A: protein MDTSSRVQTVNIEDEMKESYLSYSMSVIVGRALPDVRDGLKPVHRRILYGMNEVGNVWNRPYKKSARVVGDVMGKYHPHGDSAIYDSLVRMAQDFSMRIPLVDGQGNFGSVDGDSPAAMRYTEVRLSRISSEMLEDLDKETVEFYPNYDGGELEPSVLPTKVPNLLLNGSSGIAVGMSTNIPPHNLGELLDAVVAQIQDPQITVDRLLEIMPGPDFPTGGFVSGRDDIRTAYATGRGIVRMRARVRIEKQKKGDREVIIVTELPYQVNKARLAQKIAELVREEKIKGISDIRDESDREGIRLVIDVKSGEHAQVVLNQLYKHTQMYTSFGIIMLALVRNQPKVLSLKELLAHFVEHRKEVITRRTQYELRKAEERLHILEGFKIALDNLDEIVELIKGSESPAAAKAGLVRTFTLSERQAQAILEMRLQRLTALERDKILEERRELIATVARLKEILGSEKLILDLAVEELTELREKFGDARRTEIVEDVGEISIEDLITDEEMVVTTTYGGYIKSIPLSVYRNQRRGGRGRTGMSTRDTDFVNDLFTASRHNSILFFSSLGRCYWLKVYQIPEASPTARGRAMVNLLNLDKGEKVAAVLPVKDFAEDVSIVMATRNGIVKKTKLRAYSNPRVGGIKALNILEGDELVGAALASEDDEVLLTSRNGQAIRFKGTDVRNMGRVSTGVKGIRLREGDEVVSLEVIRNQNAQILTITEMGYGKCTLISEYRITKRGGVGVKTVNITERNGRVVGGFQVDDDTEIMLISNQGGKIIRTSVSEIRNTGRAAQGVKVINLEPEELVAAVAKVAEGD, encoded by the coding sequence ATGGACACTTCATCCAGAGTGCAGACTGTAAACATTGAAGATGAGATGAAGGAGTCCTATCTCAGCTACTCAATGAGCGTGATAGTCGGAAGGGCTCTTCCCGACGTACGCGACGGACTCAAGCCCGTTCACAGGAGAATTCTATACGGAATGAACGAGGTCGGAAACGTTTGGAATCGGCCCTACAAGAAATCCGCCAGAGTGGTGGGGGATGTCATGGGTAAATACCACCCTCACGGAGACTCGGCGATCTACGACTCCCTTGTCCGGATGGCCCAGGATTTTTCCATGAGAATTCCGCTTGTCGACGGGCAGGGTAACTTCGGTTCCGTTGACGGGGACAGTCCGGCGGCCATGCGCTACACGGAAGTAAGGCTCTCAAGAATCTCTTCAGAGATGCTTGAGGATCTTGATAAGGAAACAGTCGAGTTTTATCCGAACTACGACGGGGGAGAACTTGAACCAAGCGTGCTGCCGACCAAGGTGCCCAATCTGCTTCTAAACGGTTCTTCGGGAATCGCGGTGGGTATGTCGACCAATATTCCTCCTCATAACCTTGGGGAGCTTCTCGACGCCGTGGTGGCGCAGATACAAGATCCCCAAATCACTGTGGATAGGCTGCTTGAGATCATGCCTGGACCGGATTTTCCCACGGGCGGTTTCGTAAGCGGTAGGGATGACATCCGCACCGCCTACGCCACCGGTCGCGGAATAGTCAGGATGAGGGCTAGGGTTCGCATAGAGAAGCAGAAAAAAGGAGACAGGGAAGTGATAATCGTTACCGAGCTCCCCTACCAGGTTAACAAGGCACGGTTGGCCCAGAAAATCGCAGAGCTTGTGAGAGAGGAGAAAATAAAGGGTATCTCCGACATAAGGGATGAGTCCGACAGAGAGGGTATAAGACTTGTTATCGACGTGAAAAGCGGAGAACACGCCCAAGTGGTTCTAAATCAGCTCTACAAGCATACGCAGATGTACACTTCTTTCGGCATCATAATGCTCGCGCTTGTGAGAAACCAGCCGAAGGTCCTTAGCTTAAAAGAACTCCTTGCCCACTTCGTAGAGCACAGAAAAGAGGTAATTACCCGCAGAACCCAGTACGAGCTTCGAAAGGCCGAGGAACGCCTCCACATCCTCGAGGGGTTCAAGATCGCTCTTGATAATCTGGATGAAATTGTTGAGCTCATAAAAGGTTCTGAGAGCCCTGCGGCCGCGAAAGCGGGTCTTGTGCGGACATTTACGCTTTCTGAGCGCCAAGCCCAGGCCATTCTGGAGATGCGCCTTCAGAGACTTACGGCGCTTGAGAGGGACAAGATACTTGAAGAAAGACGTGAGCTTATCGCAACCGTTGCGAGGCTCAAAGAAATACTAGGGAGTGAAAAGCTCATACTCGATCTCGCGGTAGAGGAACTCACAGAGCTCAGGGAGAAATTTGGAGACGCGAGGAGAACTGAGATAGTAGAGGACGTTGGGGAGATATCCATCGAGGATCTTATAACCGACGAGGAGATGGTGGTTACCACCACCTACGGGGGTTACATAAAGAGCATCCCGCTTAGCGTTTACAGGAACCAGAGAAGAGGCGGACGTGGAAGAACCGGAATGAGTACTAGGGACACAGATTTCGTTAACGATTTGTTCACGGCATCGAGGCATAACAGCATTCTGTTTTTCTCAAGCCTCGGGAGATGCTACTGGCTCAAGGTCTACCAGATTCCCGAGGCCTCTCCCACCGCGCGGGGAAGGGCGATGGTGAACCTGCTTAATCTTGATAAGGGAGAGAAAGTGGCGGCCGTGCTGCCCGTAAAGGACTTTGCCGAGGACGTCTCAATAGTCATGGCGACTCGAAACGGAATCGTTAAGAAAACGAAGCTGAGAGCGTATTCAAATCCCCGCGTAGGAGGGATAAAAGCCCTTAACATACTTGAGGGAGATGAACTTGTGGGAGCGGCGCTTGCGTCAGAGGACGACGAGGTGCTCCTTACTTCAAGGAACGGCCAGGCGATTAGGTTCAAAGGCACGGACGTCAGGAACATGGGCAGGGTGTCGACAGGTGTTAAAGGCATAAGGCTCAGAGAAGGTGACGAGGTGGTGAGTCTTGAGGTCATAAGGAACCAGAACGCGCAGATACTTACCATAACCGAAATGGGCTACGGCAAGTGCACCCTAATCTCGGAGTACAGGATTACGAAAAGGGGAGGGGTGGGGGTGAAGACCGTCAACATAACCGAGCGAAATGGAAGAGTGGTCGGGGGGTTCCAGGTGGATGATGATACGGAGATAATGCTCATAAGTAATCAGGGCGGCAAGATTATAAGAACGAGCGTTTCCGAGATACGTAACACGGGCCGAGCCGCCCAAGGGGTGAAGGTCATAAATCTTGAGCCCGAGGAGCTTGTAGCCGCGGTTGCGAAAGTCGCGGAGGGAGACTGA
- the rsmD gene encoding 16S rRNA (guanine(966)-N(2))-methyltransferase RsmD: MRILTGQSKGKKLKVPRGKSLRPTASRIKKSIFDILGPEVAGTRVLDLFSGSGNLGIEALSLGAAFCVFVEKNPGTAGIIAQNLRSLGYTERSRILNFDFRKALSMLSAENCGFDVVFVDPPYELYEKTEPYELARDIRSVVGEKGVMVIEHPSRNVINSEGLDVRTKKYGGTSVSFLRRLD, from the coding sequence ATGCGCATACTTACGGGACAATCCAAGGGCAAAAAACTGAAAGTCCCAAGGGGAAAATCGCTTAGACCCACGGCATCCAGAATAAAAAAATCCATTTTCGACATACTGGGTCCCGAAGTGGCGGGAACAAGGGTGCTTGATCTTTTCTCGGGCTCGGGGAACCTGGGAATCGAGGCTCTGAGTCTGGGAGCCGCATTTTGTGTCTTCGTTGAGAAAAACCCCGGCACAGCGGGAATAATCGCCCAGAATCTGCGTTCCTTGGGATACACGGAACGATCGAGAATACTCAATTTTGATTTCAGAAAAGCATTGAGTATGTTAAGTGCGGAAAATTGCGGGTTTGATGTTGTTTTCGTCGATCCCCCATATGAGCTTTACGAAAAGACGGAGCCTTATGAGCTTGCCCGCGATATACGAAGCGTCGTAGGAGAGAAGGGAGTAATGGTTATTGAACATCCATCCAGAAACGTTATTAATTCTGAAGGACTTGACGTGAGAACCAAAAAATACGGAGGTACCTCCGTAAGTTTTCTAAGGAGGCTAGATTGA
- the coaD gene encoding pantetheine-phosphate adenylyltransferase → MNGKIVIYPGSFDPFTNGHLNIITRAAGIFEKIIISVGHNTSKKTTLSTEERVSLIAEVTKDFPNVEVESFEGLLADYIREKETNTILRGMRCHSDFEYELQMATANKLMNEEVETLFMVTESQFSHISSSLIKEIISLGGSAKDFVPAVVEEKLIEKLRPTGERRK, encoded by the coding sequence TTGAACGGCAAAATTGTAATCTATCCGGGTTCCTTCGACCCTTTTACAAACGGGCACCTTAACATAATTACCCGGGCCGCGGGAATATTCGAAAAAATAATAATTTCGGTCGGACACAATACTTCAAAGAAAACGACGCTCTCGACCGAAGAAAGAGTATCTCTGATCGCCGAGGTGACCAAGGATTTCCCCAACGTCGAGGTTGAAAGCTTCGAGGGGTTGCTGGCCGACTACATAAGAGAAAAGGAAACAAACACTATATTGCGCGGAATGAGATGTCATTCGGACTTTGAATACGAACTTCAGATGGCCACCGCAAACAAGCTTATGAACGAAGAAGTGGAAACACTGTTTATGGTAACTGAAAGCCAATTCTCTCACATAAGCTCCTCCCTGATAAAGGAAATCATTTCCCTGGGAGGTTCCGCAAAGGATTTTGTGCCGGCAGTGGTTGAGGAAAAACTGATTGAAAAACTTCGCCCGACCGGGGAACGGAGGAAATGA
- a CDS encoding ABC transporter substrate-binding protein: MDSFKIGLSATLSGRHAVQGRESLRGIKLFTEELRSRGGIETQDGKSLVPELVFYDDESIPEKTKENTLRLIEKDRVDILLGPYSSSLTLACVETAESAQRVVWNYGGSLDDIPSRARGKTVSAITGASSYFQAVVDMIHDCYSQAVELFVLRLAGSRFSQTVCEGALLRAEKLGISAAVYDFPSGTEDFSTILARPKSRSASCVLCCGGMEDDINLAKWVRKNSDLDFGVVATLAAAVNEFDKRLGREADGFVSTSQWEPTLSLSPDFGPSPKEFSDRFARAYGYTPDYTAAQSYNMGLIIEKLIERTGETDEQTLLCEALRSRFTTFYGDFRIDPETLRQMGHGMLVTQWQDGEKKIVFPKEYSNSRLIV, encoded by the coding sequence ATGGACTCCTTTAAAATCGGCCTTTCCGCAACGCTCTCAGGACGCCACGCGGTCCAAGGCAGGGAAAGCCTCCGGGGAATAAAACTTTTTACTGAGGAACTGCGCTCTAGAGGCGGAATAGAGACGCAGGATGGAAAATCCCTAGTTCCGGAACTCGTCTTCTATGACGATGAGAGTATCCCCGAAAAAACAAAGGAGAACACCCTCCGCCTTATAGAAAAAGACAGAGTAGACATACTACTTGGGCCATATTCAAGCAGCCTCACCCTTGCGTGCGTTGAAACTGCAGAGAGCGCCCAAAGAGTAGTGTGGAATTACGGTGGGTCGCTTGACGATATTCCTTCTCGCGCCCGGGGCAAAACGGTAAGCGCGATAACCGGGGCATCTTCTTACTTCCAAGCGGTCGTGGATATGATCCACGACTGCTATAGCCAAGCTGTGGAGCTCTTCGTTTTGCGTCTCGCTGGAAGCCGCTTTTCCCAGACCGTGTGCGAAGGGGCTCTGCTTCGCGCGGAGAAACTGGGTATTTCGGCAGCCGTTTATGACTTTCCCTCCGGCACAGAAGACTTCTCCACCATACTTGCCCGCCCAAAAAGCCGTAGCGCTTCCTGCGTGCTCTGCTGCGGAGGAATGGAAGACGACATAAATCTCGCCAAGTGGGTACGGAAGAACTCAGACCTTGACTTCGGGGTAGTGGCGACGCTTGCGGCGGCGGTAAACGAGTTTGACAAACGTCTCGGGCGGGAAGCAGACGGTTTTGTCTCGACAAGCCAGTGGGAACCAACGCTTTCTTTATCCCCGGATTTCGGCCCGAGCCCCAAGGAGTTTTCAGACAGGTTTGCCCGCGCTTACGGATACACGCCCGACTACACGGCCGCACAGTCCTACAATATGGGGCTTATAATCGAGAAACTCATCGAGAGAACAGGCGAAACGGACGAACAGACGCTTCTGTGCGAGGCCCTGCGCTCTCGGTTCACGACTTTTTACGGGGATTTCCGTATTGATCCCGAGACCCTGCGGCAGATGGGACACGGGATGCTGGTAACCCAATGGCAGGACGGGGAGAAAAAAATAGTTTTTCCAAAGGAATATTCTAATTCCCGGCTCATAGTATGA
- a CDS encoding homoserine dehydrogenase yields MNSVDIGLIGAGTIGCGVYKTISENKDIIEKRTGIRLRIKKVADIDIKRKRPVKIPRKLFTTEARELIDDESISIIIELIGGTTAARELVLAAIRNGKNVVTANKALLAHHGGEIFREAAANGVHVAFEASVGGGIPIIKAAHESYVANNILSIHGIMNGTCNYILHNMSEQKKGFDEMLQRAQKEGYAEADPSFDIDGIDAAHKLSILIMLAYGFFPKFENIYVEGIRSISSIDISFAEQLGYKIKLLAIAKSTDSGIQAGVYPALIRKNTQLADVKDAFNAIHIVGDKVGPTMLYGMGAGMLPTASAVVGDLVSIAKTAQNGSQPAPPMLYAEDAGRRALVSTDGLTGRYYLRFQVEDKPGTLGKITTILGKCGISIESIIQQTRETNGGEVPIIIMTHESGEKSLRKALDRIRKSMTSVADAIFIRIEEI; encoded by the coding sequence ATGAATTCCGTAGATATAGGTCTTATAGGCGCCGGAACCATAGGTTGCGGGGTTTATAAAACAATAAGCGAAAACAAAGACATAATAGAAAAAAGGACCGGGATAAGGCTCAGAATCAAGAAAGTAGCCGATATCGACATAAAGAGAAAACGCCCGGTAAAAATCCCTAGGAAACTTTTTACCACCGAGGCACGCGAACTCATAGACGACGAGAGCATCTCGATAATAATCGAGCTTATCGGCGGAACTACGGCAGCGCGCGAACTGGTCTTGGCCGCGATACGAAACGGAAAAAACGTCGTAACCGCAAACAAGGCCCTTCTGGCTCACCACGGGGGTGAAATATTCAGGGAAGCGGCCGCAAACGGGGTTCATGTGGCGTTTGAAGCAAGCGTCGGAGGAGGAATACCTATAATCAAGGCGGCACATGAGAGCTATGTGGCAAACAACATCCTCTCCATACACGGAATAATGAACGGGACGTGCAACTACATACTCCACAACATGTCGGAGCAGAAAAAAGGGTTTGACGAAATGCTGCAGCGTGCCCAGAAAGAGGGATACGCAGAAGCCGACCCCTCGTTTGACATAGACGGCATTGACGCCGCGCACAAGCTGTCGATTCTGATAATGCTTGCCTACGGATTCTTTCCGAAATTCGAGAACATATACGTCGAGGGAATAAGAAGCATCTCTTCAATCGATATAAGCTTCGCCGAACAGCTCGGCTACAAGATCAAACTGCTTGCCATAGCCAAGTCAACCGACTCGGGCATACAGGCTGGAGTTTATCCGGCCCTTATAAGAAAAAACACTCAGCTTGCCGATGTAAAAGACGCGTTTAACGCAATCCATATCGTGGGAGACAAGGTAGGTCCGACAATGTTATATGGAATGGGAGCCGGGATGCTCCCGACGGCAAGCGCCGTTGTGGGCGATTTGGTTTCAATCGCAAAAACCGCCCAAAACGGTTCGCAGCCCGCCCCTCCCATGCTTTACGCGGAAGATGCAGGACGCAGGGCTCTTGTTAGCACCGACGGTCTTACGGGCCGCTACTACCTTAGATTTCAAGTCGAGGACAAGCCCGGCACGCTCGGGAAAATAACCACGATTCTCGGGAAGTGCGGAATAAGCATAGAGTCCATAATTCAGCAGACAAGGGAAACAAACGGCGGGGAGGTTCCTATCATAATAATGACCCACGAGTCGGGGGAGAAAAGTCTCAGGAAAGCTCTTGATAGGATAAGGAAATCCATGACATCTGTAGCCGACGCGATTTTCATAAGGATCGAAGAAATATGA
- a CDS encoding PAS domain-containing protein, with protein sequence MRESAVARKMLTDTEPQEHAMFYRDLLDSLPEGVIVADRDLNIISVNEPSETILNISRQKTIGNHISKFLSEEITNLCSRAVKEERVVQENDLLFRISRNSSINVECTVSPIHGSDGGMNGLVIQIRNTEKMNMMSIISRNCRLEENYETLVRGLAHEIRNPLSGIKGAAQLLSGTLSKTEKNRCSKIIIKETERLRDLVDRLVKPSSVSTQHLMSVDINEILIDIIFLESNLHKNIEFKHKLDITIPPIPGDYNSLKQAFINIIQNAVSSIKNKGQITVSTKWVTDYKIRNKHTVLISVKDNGTGIQKKDLKKIFTPFFSSKRKGTGLGLFISSQVIAKYGGIITAESEEGTGSEFKIQLPAS encoded by the coding sequence ATGAGAGAATCAGCGGTAGCGAGAAAAATGCTTACGGACACAGAACCGCAGGAACATGCTATGTTCTACAGGGATCTTCTGGATTCACTTCCCGAGGGGGTTATAGTAGCTGACAGGGATCTTAATATAATTTCCGTTAACGAGCCGTCTGAGACCATACTCAATATCTCAAGGCAAAAGACAATCGGAAATCATATATCAAAATTTCTGTCGGAAGAAATAACCAACCTCTGCTCAAGGGCGGTAAAAGAAGAAAGGGTCGTGCAAGAAAACGATCTGCTTTTCCGCATATCCCGCAACTCTTCGATCAACGTGGAATGCACTGTATCTCCGATACACGGAAGCGACGGCGGGATGAACGGACTTGTAATCCAGATAAGAAACACTGAAAAAATGAACATGATGTCCATCATCAGCAGGAACTGCAGACTCGAAGAAAATTACGAAACCCTTGTAAGGGGACTTGCTCACGAAATAAGAAATCCCCTGAGCGGCATAAAGGGAGCTGCACAACTTCTAAGCGGCACGCTGTCAAAAACGGAGAAAAACCGGTGTTCGAAGATAATAATAAAGGAAACGGAAAGACTTAGAGACTTGGTTGACAGACTCGTGAAACCGTCATCGGTATCAACGCAGCATCTGATGTCGGTAGATATAAATGAAATTCTGATTGACATAATATTTCTCGAATCGAATCTTCATAAAAACATAGAATTCAAGCACAAGCTCGACATTACCATTCCTCCCATACCAGGAGACTACAACTCCCTGAAACAGGCGTTCATAAACATTATCCAAAACGCGGTGAGTTCGATAAAGAACAAAGGGCAGATAACGGTCAGCACCAAGTGGGTCACGGATTACAAGATACGCAATAAACACACGGTCCTGATATCGGTAAAAGACAACGGAACAGGAATACAGAAAAAAGACCTGAAAAAAATATTTACCCCGTTTTTCTCGAGCAAAAGGAAAGGAACAGGGCTTGGTCTTTTCATATCGAGCCAAGTAATAGCCAAATACGGAGGAATAATTACCGCGGAGAGTGAAGAAGGAACGGGCTCCGAATTCAAGATACAACTCCCGGCGAGCTAG